From the Comamonas odontotermitis genome, one window contains:
- a CDS encoding GntR family transcriptional regulator, with the protein MSPRTAQTKPLPPPKRRAADVAYDAIEALICTLELQPGSPVVEAEIAERTGLGRTPVREALLRMVSIGLIEPQPRRGLLVSGIDLAGHLDIVATRRVLDQLIAACAARRATTHQREEIVRCAARMHDAAERGRIDDYMRADHELDTISHLASRNLPAVNCVVPLIVQCRRFWYAYQHAGDLMEGARAHLAFAQGISSGNEAAAVAGSNQLMDYLEHFARRIIDQ; encoded by the coding sequence ATGAGCCCACGCACCGCCCAAACCAAGCCTCTTCCTCCCCCCAAGCGCCGGGCTGCCGATGTGGCCTATGACGCCATTGAGGCCTTGATCTGCACGCTGGAGCTGCAGCCGGGCAGCCCGGTGGTCGAAGCCGAAATCGCCGAGCGCACGGGCCTGGGGCGCACACCGGTGCGCGAGGCCTTGCTGCGGATGGTGTCCATCGGGCTGATCGAGCCGCAGCCCCGGCGCGGCCTTCTGGTGTCGGGCATCGACCTGGCGGGCCACCTGGACATCGTGGCCACCCGCCGCGTGCTGGACCAGCTGATTGCCGCCTGTGCCGCACGCCGGGCCACCACCCACCAGCGAGAAGAAATCGTGCGCTGCGCAGCCCGCATGCACGATGCGGCAGAGCGTGGCCGCATCGACGACTACATGCGCGCCGACCATGAACTCGACACCATCAGCCACCTGGCCAGCCGCAATCTGCCTGCCGTCAACTGTGTGGTTCCGCTCATCGTGCAATGCCGCCGCTTCTGGTACGCGTACCAGCACGCAGGCGATCTGATGGAAGGCGCCCGCGCCCACCTGGCGTTTGCGCAGGGCATTTCATCTGGCAACGAAGCGGCAGCCGTCGCGGGCTCCAACCAGCTGATGGACTACCTGGAGCACTTTGCGCGCCGGATCATCGACCAATGA
- a CDS encoding acyl-CoA thioesterase, with protein MKILLPDHKRWVHDSPMDVRWGDMDCLGHVNNTVYFRYMESARVEWLRSTRETPHDGNQGPVVVNCFCNYLRQIEYPAQLVVKMSVSDPARTAFETWYEIEKAGEPGVVYANGGATVIWVDFDRQKAVDLPAWMRAMVDG; from the coding sequence ATGAAAATCCTGCTGCCTGATCACAAACGCTGGGTGCACGACTCTCCCATGGATGTCCGCTGGGGAGACATGGACTGTCTCGGCCACGTCAACAACACCGTGTACTTTCGCTACATGGAGAGCGCCCGGGTCGAGTGGCTGCGCTCCACGCGCGAGACGCCGCACGATGGCAACCAGGGGCCGGTAGTCGTCAACTGTTTCTGCAACTACCTGCGCCAGATCGAGTATCCGGCGCAGCTGGTGGTGAAGATGTCTGTGAGCGACCCGGCCCGCACGGCATTCGAGACCTGGTACGAGATCGAGAAGGCAGGCGAGCCCGGTGTGGTGTATGCCAACGGTGGCGCCACGGTGATCTGGGTGGATTTTGACCGCCAGAAGGCCGTCGATCTGCCCGCGTGGATGCGGGCGATGGTGGATGGCTGA